In Campylobacter mucosalis, a single window of DNA contains:
- a CDS encoding sensor histidine kinase translates to MNDQNIEAGLKSLIEQTYLIEQEYKNLNSSYESLQKIVKDVVDVLPTALWVLNSDGSLFLQNAKASLSKRLFGLINLECEECEVELMGAFYLIKISIKDDKKIVSAIDITAQKRTERLASMGSVAAHLAHEIRNPIGSVSLLASSLLKKVDGKNALLVGEIQKAIWRVERIIKATLLFTKGLVINPREFNFDELKTECEEAIRHYAYSKDIEISLDFGSEIYVADRDLLAMVFENLLFNAIDAIEECDDEIGQIRLCYEASDDEHKFYVYDSGVGINDANIVFEPFKTSKLKGNGLGLALCLQIIATHKGSIEVNLSPKSFCVSLPKFKK, encoded by the coding sequence ATGAACGATCAAAACATCGAAGCTGGGCTAAAAAGCCTGATAGAGCAAACTTATTTAATCGAGCAGGAGTATAAAAATTTAAACAGCTCATACGAGAGTTTGCAAAAGATAGTAAAGGACGTCGTAGACGTGTTGCCAACGGCGTTATGGGTGCTAAATAGCGATGGTAGTTTGTTTTTGCAAAATGCAAAGGCTAGTCTTAGCAAGAGGCTGTTTGGACTTATTAACCTTGAGTGCGAAGAGTGTGAAGTGGAGCTAATGGGTGCGTTTTATTTGATTAAAATTTCAATAAAAGATGACAAAAAGATCGTTTCAGCAATAGATATAACAGCACAAAAACGAACTGAAAGATTAGCCAGTATGGGTAGCGTAGCGGCTCACCTGGCTCACGAGATACGTAACCCGATAGGTTCGGTGTCGCTTTTGGCTTCTAGTCTGTTAAAAAAGGTTGATGGCAAAAATGCACTGCTTGTGGGCGAGATACAAAAGGCGATATGGCGTGTGGAGCGTATTATCAAGGCGACTTTGCTATTTACAAAAGGGCTTGTGATAAATCCTAGGGAATTTAACTTTGATGAGCTAAAAACGGAGTGCGAAGAGGCGATAAGACACTATGCGTATTCAAAGGATATTGAAATTTCACTTGATTTTGGTAGTGAAATTTACGTCGCTGATAGAGATTTACTGGCAATGGTGTTTGAAAATTTACTCTTTAATGCGATTGACGCGATTGAGGAGTGTGATGATGAGATCGGGCAAATAAGGCTGTGCTACGAGGCTAGTGATGATGAGCATAAATTTTATGTTTATGATAGTGGAGTTGGGATAAATGACGCAAATATCGTATTTGAGCCGTTTAAAACAAGTAAGTTAAAAGGTAATGGGCTTGGTCTTGCTCTGTGTCTGCAAATAATTGCTACACATAAAGGGAGTATTGAGGTAAATCTGTCGCCTAAGTCGTTTTGTGTAAGTTTGCCAAAATTTAAAAAGTAA
- a CDS encoding 4Fe-4S binding protein has product MQRRELFAKILKPKADIPNAILPPYFGGKFDCDECDAPCIKACDKGLLSFKNQQIEFAPNARGCDFCEACALACSLKERTTLSLQNEARILAKVSISTSSCLAWNETICYSCMDACRYKAIDFFGVFRPLVNSKCIGCGECVGACFKGSITMERL; this is encoded by the coding sequence TTGCAAAGAAGAGAATTATTTGCTAAAATTTTAAAACCAAAGGCAGATATACCAAATGCGATTTTACCGCCATATTTTGGCGGTAAATTTGATTGCGATGAGTGTGACGCCCCTTGCATAAAAGCCTGCGATAAGGGGCTTTTAAGTTTTAAAAACCAGCAGATAGAATTTGCTCCAAATGCAAGAGGGTGCGACTTTTGCGAAGCTTGTGCCCTTGCGTGTTCTTTAAAAGAGAGGACAACTTTATCGCTTCAAAATGAAGCTAGAATTTTAGCCAAAGTTTCTATATCTACAAGCAGTTGCCTTGCTTGGAACGAAACTATATGTTATAGTTGTATGGACGCGTGTAGATACAAGGCGATCGATTTTTTTGGTGTTTTTAGACCACTTGTAAATAGCAAGTGTATCGGTTGTGGCGAGTGCGTGGGCGCTTGCTTTAAGGGTTCAATTACGATGGAGAGATTATGA
- a CDS encoding DUF234 domain-containing protein has protein sequence MKHLDIEEVFKFHIVFDELEIKRAYYDIFEAIEAEILGNFSSLRAMFDFDELTNMALEKLAFSDRKILNLNKIMPRILASKIYSRLFKAGLISLEPSREIRLRGQKYQRLKRQDRRYVVQDKVHFCSHFVRFWFRFIQPNLKELEAGDKMAVMSKIRAGFDEYASLGFELLGAEYLAKNGALNVNSFWHKNIELDMLGVIDDKIVVGEAKYKSKKVCKNVLNMVLSKCAKLGINPWRVVLFSKSGFSNELVNLKDERVWLVDIKDMTELLK, from the coding sequence ATGAAACACCTTGATATAGAGGAAGTGTTTAAATTTCATATCGTATTTGACGAGCTAGAGATTAAACGTGCTTATTATGATATTTTTGAGGCGATAGAGGCTGAAATTTTGGGAAATTTTAGTAGCCTTAGGGCTATGTTTGACTTTGATGAGCTTACAAATATGGCACTAGAAAAACTAGCCTTTAGCGACAGAAAGATACTAAATTTAAATAAAATAATGCCAAGAATTTTGGCAAGTAAAATTTACTCAAGGCTTTTTAAAGCTGGGCTTATATCGCTAGAACCAAGCCGTGAGATACGCCTAAGGGGTCAAAAATATCAGCGACTAAAACGGCAAGACAGAAGATACGTGGTGCAAGATAAGGTGCATTTTTGTAGCCATTTTGTGCGTTTTTGGTTTAGATTTATACAGCCAAATTTAAAGGAGCTTGAGGCTGGGGATAAAATGGCTGTAATGAGTAAAATCAGGGCTGGGTTTGATGAGTATGCCTCGCTTGGATTTGAGCTTTTAGGGGCTGAATATCTTGCAAAAAATGGTGCGTTAAATGTAAATAGCTTTTGGCATAAAAATATTGAGCTTGATATGCTTGGCGTGATTGATGATAAGATAGTGGTTGGCGAGGCAAAATATAAAAGCAAAAAAGTATGTAAAAACGTGCTAAATATGGTTTTATCAAAGTGCGCAAAACTGGGCATCAATCCTTGGCGTGTGGTGCTGTTTTCAAAAAGTGGCTTTAGCAATGAGCTTGTAAATTTAAAAGATGAGCGTGTGTGGCTTGTGGATATAAAGGATATGACGGAGCTTTTAAAATGA
- a CDS encoding WD40 repeat domain-containing protein, with protein MRAIFFILTIFGFVFATEPFMSIQTKSNVMGITYINDKIYIATQDSVLEIYDTKSASFKSEIKFQSTNDSEIKPQIISVDEYAGALAVLVEQDYGKKFLYVITKDDKKTYDLGNEGIKRAMFANDKTVVLASISNEIYFFNLKTANIDESFKISTAMLSDMKMDPSRKTLVISAESGNVYFYDLQNRAMKRIVELHKDNMYSISYKNDVVISSGVDKSIGVFRNDEVRNLRYGDSAVLGVALSPDGNIGAYFGDDLSNVHIFNTKDLKSLNTINTPQTTINGMAFLSQNVLVTSAFDKNIYFWKVK; from the coding sequence ATGAGAGCGATATTTTTTATACTCACGATTTTTGGTTTTGTGTTTGCTACTGAGCCATTTATGAGTATTCAAACGAAGTCAAATGTAATGGGTATAACATATATAAATGATAAAATTTATATAGCAACTCAAGATAGTGTTTTAGAGATTTATGACACAAAAAGTGCTAGTTTTAAGAGCGAGATAAAATTTCAAAGCACTAATGATAGCGAGATAAAACCCCAAATCATAAGTGTTGATGAATATGCTGGTGCGTTGGCAGTTTTAGTGGAACAAGATTATGGTAAGAAATTTCTTTATGTGATTACAAAAGACGATAAAAAGACTTATGACCTAGGCAATGAAGGCATTAAAAGGGCAATGTTTGCAAACGATAAAACGGTCGTTTTAGCCTCTATAAGTAACGAAATTTACTTTTTTAATCTAAAAACAGCAAACATCGATGAGAGTTTTAAAATTTCAACCGCAATGCTTTCAGATATGAAAATGGATCCAAGTAGAAAAACCCTAGTTATCAGTGCAGAGAGTGGCAACGTATATTTTTATGATCTGCAAAATAGAGCTATGAAACGTATAGTTGAGCTACACAAGGATAATATGTATTCGATATCTTACAAAAACGACGTAGTTATCAGCTCTGGCGTGGATAAGAGCATAGGTGTTTTTAGAAATGATGAGGTTAGAAATTTAAGATACGGCGATAGTGCCGTGCTTGGTGTTGCATTAAGTCCTGACGGCAATATCGGAGCCTATTTTGGTGATGATTTAAGCAATGTCCATATCTTTAATACTAAAGATTTAAAGAGTTTAAACACCATAAACACGCCACAAACTACCATAAATGGTATGGCTTTTTTAAGTCAAAATGTTTTAGTTACAAGTGCTTTTGATAAAAATATATATTTTTGGAAGGTAAAATGA
- the napA gene encoding nitrate reductase catalytic subunit NapA, whose translation MDRRDFIKSAAGAAACASAGIALPSNLNAASEAEKGWRWDKSACRFCGTGCGIMVATKNGKIVAVKGDPESPVNRGLNCIKGYFNAKIMYGEDRITHPLLRVNEKGEFDKKGKFKRVSWKQAFDVMEAQFRKAYKELGPQGVGILGSGQYTIMEGYTASKMMKGGFRSNSIDPNARHCMASAVVAFMQVFGVDEPSGCYDDIEMTDTVVTWGANMAEMHPILWSRISDRKLSNPEKVKVVNLSTFSTRTSNLADIEIIFAPSTDLAIWNYIAREIVYNHPEMIDKEFVKRHCVFTTGPVDIGYGLRPDIKHKKYLPSELDTAATEKSKVLSKAEGTTLAYLGMKAGDTLENKNTNTAGNHWHITYEEFKKALAPYTLDFVANLAKGDKNESIDDFKAKLKALADLYIEKNRKVVSFWTMGFNQHQRGTWVNEQAYMVHFLLGKHAMPGSGAFSLTGQPSACGTAREVGTFVHRLPADMVVANPKHREITEGIWKLPKGTINHVVASPYVKMLRDLEDGKNKFIWVQVNNPWQNTANANHWIKAAREMDNFIVVSDPYPGISAKVADLILPTAMIYEKWGAYGNAERRTQHWRQQVLPVGEAMPDIWQMLEFSKRFKIKEFWGEVKVNDKVTLPSVLDEAKAMGYKEDDTLYDVLFANEYAKSFSAKDAVMGDFDNTEVFGDSRNVVGSDGEVFKGYGFFVQKYLWEEYRKFGVGHGHDLADFDTYHKVRGLRWPVVNGKETQWRFNVKFDYYAKKYAKDGENFSFYGNKNAALPSGDLKGVTDKEKTPLTNKVKIFFRPYMDPCEMPSAQYPYWLCTGRVLEHWHSGTMTMRVPELYRAVPEALCYMHEDDAKKLGVAKNDVVWIESRRGKVKAKVDTNGRNKPPVGLIYVPWFDENVFINKVTLDSTCPLSKETDYKKCAVKIYKA comes from the coding sequence ATGGATCGTCGGGATTTTATAAAATCAGCCGCAGGAGCTGCAGCCTGTGCTAGTGCTGGTATCGCACTACCAAGCAATCTAAACGCAGCAAGTGAAGCTGAAAAGGGTTGGCGATGGGACAAGTCAGCTTGCCGTTTTTGCGGAACTGGCTGTGGTATTATGGTCGCTACAAAAAATGGTAAGATTGTCGCTGTAAAAGGTGACCCAGAGTCGCCAGTAAACCGCGGATTAAACTGTATTAAGGGATATTTTAACGCCAAGATTATGTATGGCGAAGACCGTATTACTCATCCGCTTTTACGCGTAAATGAAAAGGGCGAGTTTGATAAAAAGGGTAAATTTAAGCGTGTTAGCTGGAAACAAGCCTTTGACGTTATGGAGGCTCAGTTTAGAAAAGCATACAAAGAGCTTGGACCTCAAGGTGTTGGAATTTTAGGCTCAGGTCAATACACGATAATGGAGGGTTATACCGCTTCAAAAATGATGAAAGGCGGTTTTAGAAGTAACTCGATAGATCCAAACGCAAGACACTGTATGGCTTCAGCCGTTGTGGCGTTTATGCAAGTGTTTGGTGTAGATGAGCCGTCAGGCTGTTATGATGACATTGAGATGACTGATACTGTTGTTACTTGGGGCGCTAATATGGCAGAGATGCACCCGATACTTTGGTCAAGGATAAGCGATAGAAAACTTAGCAATCCTGAAAAAGTAAAAGTAGTAAACCTTTCAACTTTCTCAACAAGAACATCAAATTTAGCCGATATCGAGATCATCTTTGCTCCGTCAACAGACCTTGCTATATGGAACTACATCGCACGTGAGATAGTTTATAACCACCCAGAGATGATAGATAAGGAATTTGTAAAACGCCACTGTGTATTTACAACTGGTCCAGTTGATATTGGTTATGGTTTAAGACCTGATATTAAACACAAAAAATATCTACCAAGTGAGCTTGATACTGCAGCTACTGAAAAGTCAAAAGTGCTAAGCAAGGCTGAAGGCACTACTTTAGCGTATTTAGGTATGAAAGCTGGAGATACACTTGAGAATAAAAACACAAACACAGCTGGCAATCACTGGCATATAACTTATGAAGAGTTTAAAAAAGCACTTGCCCCTTATACTCTTGACTTTGTTGCAAATTTAGCTAAAGGCGATAAGAACGAGAGCATAGATGATTTTAAAGCAAAACTAAAAGCTCTAGCAGATCTTTACATTGAAAAAAATCGCAAAGTTGTAAGCTTTTGGACAATGGGCTTTAACCAACACCAAAGAGGCACCTGGGTAAATGAACAAGCTTATATGGTGCATTTCTTACTAGGAAAACACGCAATGCCGGGTAGCGGTGCGTTTTCTTTAACAGGACAGCCTTCAGCGTGTGGAACAGCTCGTGAGGTTGGAACTTTCGTTCACCGCTTGCCTGCTGATATGGTTGTTGCAAATCCAAAACATAGAGAGATAACAGAGGGAATTTGGAAACTTCCAAAAGGAACTATAAACCACGTAGTTGCCTCTCCTTATGTAAAAATGCTTCGTGATTTAGAAGACGGCAAAAACAAATTTATATGGGTTCAAGTAAATAACCCGTGGCAAAATACCGCAAACGCCAACCACTGGATAAAAGCTGCTCGTGAGATGGATAACTTTATCGTTGTTAGCGACCCATATCCTGGAATTTCAGCCAAGGTTGCTGACCTAATTCTACCAACAGCGATGATATATGAAAAATGGGGTGCTTACGGAAACGCTGAAAGACGCACACAGCACTGGAGGCAGCAAGTATTGCCAGTGGGCGAGGCTATGCCTGACATTTGGCAAATGCTTGAGTTCTCAAAACGCTTTAAGATTAAAGAATTCTGGGGCGAAGTAAAGGTAAATGACAAGGTAACTCTACCAAGCGTACTTGATGAAGCAAAAGCTATGGGATACAAAGAGGACGATACACTTTATGATGTTTTATTTGCAAATGAGTATGCAAAGAGCTTTAGTGCAAAAGACGCTGTAATGGGCGATTTTGATAATACTGAAGTGTTTGGCGATAGCAGAAATGTTGTCGGCTCTGACGGCGAAGTGTTTAAAGGATATGGCTTCTTTGTTCAAAAATACCTTTGGGAAGAGTATCGCAAATTTGGCGTAGGACACGGACACGACTTGGCTGACTTTGATACCTATCATAAGGTTCGTGGCTTAAGGTGGCCTGTAGTAAACGGCAAAGAAACACAGTGGAGATTTAACGTAAAATTTGACTATTATGCTAAAAAATATGCAAAAGATGGCGAAAATTTCTCATTCTATGGAAACAAAAACGCAGCACTTCCTAGTGGCGATTTAAAAGGTGTAACAGATAAAGAAAAAACACCACTTACTAATAAAGTTAAAATTTTCTTCCGTCCATATATGGATCCTTGCGAAATGCCAAGTGCCCAGTATCCATACTGGCTATGCACGGGTCGTGTTTTAGAGCACTGGCATTCAGGTACTATGACTATGCGTGTTCCTGAGCTTTATAGAGCCGTTCCTGAGGCACTTTGCTATATGCACGAAGATGACGCTAAAAAATTAGGCGTAGCTAAAAATGATGTCGTATGGATAGAGAGTCGCCGTGGAAAAGTAAAAGCAAAAGTTGATACAAACGGCAGAAACAAACCACCTGTTGGTCTTATTTATGTGCCTTGGTTTGATGAAAACGTATTTATTAACAAAGTGACGCTTGACTCTACTTGTCCACTCTCAAAAGAGACAGACTATAAAAAGTGTGCGGTTAAAATTTATAAGGCTTAA
- the napH gene encoding quinol dehydrogenase ferredoxin subunit NapH, with protein sequence MKILLFRRLTQISILALFILSNHYGFKLLSGDLSASLLFGKFQLADPFALLQLFLAGATLSLSVILGAVCIALFYAILPPRAFCSWVCPVNLFTDIAARLRAKFGFKDSPILKISRKTRYYFLALTLIFSAFLSLPVFESISFVGVVQRGIIFLDSFVIATIFVIIVFDIFVLERGVCGHICPLGAFYSLVSKFSPLRVSHNVSNCTKCIKCLRVCPEAQVLDMIGKRDGFVSSECVSCGRCIDVCEDNALKFSIINLKELK encoded by the coding sequence ATGAAAATTTTACTTTTTAGAAGGCTAACTCAGATAAGTATTTTAGCTCTATTTATACTCTCAAACCACTATGGATTTAAGCTTTTAAGTGGCGATCTTAGCGCGTCTTTGCTTTTTGGTAAATTTCAACTTGCCGATCCATTTGCACTTTTGCAGCTATTTTTAGCTGGTGCCACCCTTAGTTTAAGTGTAATCTTAGGTGCTGTTTGCATAGCTTTATTTTATGCTATTTTGCCTCCTCGTGCATTTTGTTCGTGGGTATGTCCGGTAAATCTTTTTACTGATATCGCAGCAAGACTAAGGGCAAAATTTGGCTTTAAGGATAGCCCTATCTTAAAGATAAGCAGAAAAACTCGTTACTATTTTTTAGCTCTAACGTTGATTTTTTCAGCTTTCTTATCACTTCCAGTTTTTGAGAGCATTAGCTTTGTGGGCGTAGTTCAACGTGGCATAATATTTTTAGATAGCTTTGTCATAGCTACTATTTTTGTCATTATTGTTTTTGATATTTTTGTGTTAGAAAGAGGCGTATGTGGACATATCTGTCCGCTAGGAGCTTTTTATTCGCTCGTTTCAAAATTTTCGCCTTTACGCGTTAGTCACAATGTATCAAACTGCACAAAATGTATAAAATGTTTGCGTGTATGCCCTGAAGCACAAGTGCTAGATATGATAGGCAAAAGAGATGGATTTGTAAGTAGTGAGTGCGTTAGTTGCGGACGTTGCATTGATGTATGCGAAGATAATGCATTGAAATTTAGTATAATAAATTTAAAGGAATTAAAATGA
- a CDS encoding chaperone NapD yields the protein MNISSVIINLKDKKFMQSALDELSIVPDCELVANQDDKIVAVITADDVNGEIAMFKKLEAINGVTNVAMVYTYQEDIEFDKDKLEIKTDISEILTNENITAEQICYNGSVNYKVK from the coding sequence ATGAATATCTCAAGTGTTATTATAAATTTAAAAGATAAGAAATTTATGCAAAGTGCTTTAGATGAGCTATCAATAGTGCCTGATTGCGAACTTGTGGCAAATCAAGATGATAAGATAGTAGCTGTAATAACTGCTGATGACGTAAATGGCGAGATAGCTATGTTTAAAAAGCTAGAAGCTATAAATGGCGTTACAAATGTTGCTATGGTGTATACATATCAAGAAGATATAGAATTTGATAAAGATAAGCTCGAAATCAAAACAGACATTAGCGAAATTTTAACAAACGAGAATATAACTGCTGAACAAATTTGCTATAACGGAAGTGTAAATTATAAAGTTAAGTAA
- a CDS encoding nitrate reductase cytochrome c-type subunit, which translates to MKVRLILSGAIMALVLSACAIGSKSISDTQMGIRGDIVDDNISVKQVDWTAQPAGTSKKFDRSFENSPPFISHDIEGMEPITKDMNMCVTCHMPEVAKDAGATPVPASHLYDIRNKKDKGGALHDERFVCTTCHVQQANVTAPIKNNFKPDFRDANGTHKSNLLEVLNDGVK; encoded by the coding sequence ATGAAAGTTAGATTGATACTATCAGGAGCGATTATGGCTCTTGTTCTTAGTGCTTGTGCCATTGGTTCTAAGAGCATAAGCGACACCCAAATGGGTATTAGAGGCGATATCGTAGATGATAACATCTCGGTTAAACAGGTTGATTGGACGGCACAACCAGCAGGTACTTCAAAGAAATTTGACCGCTCTTTTGAAAACTCGCCTCCATTTATCTCACACGATATAGAGGGTATGGAGCCGATAACAAAAGATATGAATATGTGTGTAACTTGCCATATGCCTGAGGTCGCAAAAGACGCTGGTGCTACGCCTGTTCCTGCTTCCCACCTTTATGATATTAGAAACAAAAAGGATAAAGGCGGTGCCTTGCATGATGAGAGATTTGTTTGCACGACTTGCCACGTTCAACAAGCAAATGTTACAGCTCCTATTAAAAACAACTTTAAGCCTGATTTTCGTGACGCAAACGGCACACATAAGTCAAATTTGCTTGAAGTGTTAAATGACGGAGTAAAATAG
- the napG gene encoding ferredoxin-type protein NapG: MRDLNQKSRREALKFGVKALALVVAGGFVWSKAVRAENLVLLRPPGAKDEKDFLASCIRCGLCVEACPFDTLKLASTTDGISVGTPFFTPRDIPCRLCEDIPCTVACPTNALDRALVSDSDGKLDVNRSKMGVAIVDSSSCIAFLGIRCDACYRECPLIDKALKLEYRRNERTQKHAYLLPVVDLNVCTGCGICEHVCVTQKPAITIVPTSVVIGSVDKNYIRGWIDGDDKRLDGIDTNIKLEHKKVLDYLNEGEL, from the coding sequence GTGCGTGATTTAAACCAAAAAAGCAGACGCGAAGCACTGAAATTTGGTGTAAAAGCTTTAGCTTTGGTAGTTGCTGGTGGTTTTGTTTGGTCTAAGGCTGTTAGGGCTGAAAATTTAGTCCTACTTAGACCACCAGGTGCAAAAGATGAAAAGGACTTTTTAGCAAGTTGCATTCGTTGCGGACTTTGCGTAGAGGCCTGTCCTTTTGACACACTAAAGTTAGCTAGTACCACAGACGGCATTAGTGTTGGTACTCCATTTTTTACACCTAGAGATATTCCGTGTCGCTTGTGCGAGGATATACCTTGCACCGTCGCCTGTCCTACAAATGCCCTTGATAGAGCACTTGTAAGTGATAGTGACGGAAAGCTTGATGTTAATAGATCAAAAATGGGCGTAGCAATAGTTGATAGCTCAAGCTGTATAGCCTTTTTAGGAATTCGCTGTGACGCCTGTTACCGCGAGTGTCCTTTGATAGATAAGGCGTTAAAGTTAGAGTATAGACGAAATGAACGCACACAAAAACACGCCTATTTATTGCCAGTGGTGGATTTAAATGTTTGCACGGGTTGCGGTATCTGTGAGCACGTTTGCGTGACGCAAAAACCAGCCATTACTATCGTCCCTACTAGCGTTGTCATCGGCTCTGTTGATAAAAACTACATAAGGGGCTGGATAGATGGCGATGATAAGCGACTTGACGGCATAGATACAAACATCAAATTAGAGCATAAAAAGGTGCTAGATTATCTAAACGAGGGAGAGCTTTGA
- a CDS encoding Dps family protein, which translates to MSKVISKLNKIQADAHALYVKFHDLHWNVKGIQFFSIHEYTEKAYDDMHEIFDAVAERAIMLGGKAIVTSSELEKSTCIKHEPKASYTPTEVLELVLADYKHLLKEFKELDELADGDTTTQAYAQEQIAKYEKAIWMLNATLGK; encoded by the coding sequence ATGTCAAAAGTTATTTCTAAACTAAACAAAATTCAGGCCGATGCACACGCATTATATGTTAAATTCCACGATCTACACTGGAACGTAAAAGGTATCCAGTTCTTTAGTATCCACGAGTATACAGAAAAAGCGTATGATGATATGCACGAGATATTTGACGCCGTAGCAGAGCGTGCTATTATGCTAGGTGGAAAAGCTATCGTGACATCATCTGAGTTAGAAAAATCAACTTGCATAAAGCACGAGCCAAAAGCTAGTTACACTCCGACTGAGGTTTTAGAGCTTGTTTTGGCTGACTATAAACACCTTTTAAAAGAATTTAAAGAGCTAGATGAGTTGGCTGATGGCGATACAACAACTCAGGCTTACGCCCAAGAGCAAATAGCTAAATACGAAAAAGCTATTTGGATGCTTAACGCAACTTTAGGCAAATAA
- a CDS encoding cache domain-containing protein encodes MRNKTLFYIMPLIVMLVSLLLVLYYRYHAQRFENMAKGFFDYQSKQLYKNIDDAKNSSLALAVLLGENDYIIDCYENSDRKECLKNINTIISNLNSVVMYKNLKFHLHTKDIKSLVRSWNNSRYGDDLFPFRHIIHEVANSSKPVSGIESGMAGTFIRATASVQKKGQILGSVEVMLDFEYISNFFKDQGIDLFVLLDKQKNQPRYKMEGDDIMRDYFISNYKSANLNLVPILEQLKLNDGGFQIYNSHYFCIVPMFNYINKHIGYYVLHINSDFKDKNIFQERLFLNPLF; translated from the coding sequence ATGAGAAATAAAACTTTATTTTACATTATGCCACTTATAGTAATGCTTGTAAGTTTGCTTTTAGTGCTTTACTATAGGTATCATGCACAAAGATTTGAAAATATGGCAAAGGGCTTTTTTGACTACCAAAGCAAACAGCTTTATAAAAATATAGATGACGCAAAAAATTCATCCTTAGCACTTGCTGTTTTGCTTGGCGAAAATGACTACATTATCGATTGCTATGAAAATTCTGATAGAAAAGAGTGCTTAAAAAACATAAACACGATAATCTCTAACCTAAATTCAGTCGTAATGTATAAAAATTTGAAATTTCATCTACACACAAAAGATATTAAAAGCCTGGTTCGCAGTTGGAACAATAGTAGATATGGAGACGATCTATTTCCATTTAGACATATAATACACGAGGTAGCAAATAGCTCTAAACCAGTTAGTGGCATAGAAAGTGGTATGGCTGGGACGTTTATTAGAGCTACTGCTAGTGTGCAAAAGAAGGGGCAAATTTTAGGAAGCGTTGAGGTTATGCTTGATTTTGAGTATATAAGCAATTTTTTCAAAGATCAGGGTATTGATCTTTTTGTCCTACTTGATAAACAAAAAAATCAGCCACGCTACAAAATGGAGGGCGATGATATTATGAGGGATTATTTTATATCAAATTACAAAAGTGCAAATTTAAATTTAGTCCCGATTTTAGAACAGCTTAAGCTAAATGACGGCGGTTTTCAGATCTATAATAGTCATTATTTTTGCATTGTACCCATGTTTAACTACATAAATAAGCATATTGGATACTATGTTTTGCATATAAACAGCGATTTTAAGGATAAAAACATTTTTCAGGAGCGTCTATTTTTAAATCCACTTTTTTAA